GACTTGTATATTTATTTCTAAAAGTATCATCAGCAGGTGGAGCTTCAAGAACTATTGCTAAATCTGGACAAACTCTTTGAGAACTTACAATAGCTCCTCTAAGTCCTACTTCCTCTTGTGAAGATAAAACTCCAGCAATATGAACATTTAAACTTTCCATATGATTTTTTAAATCTTTCATTACTTCAGTTATAATTGCACAACCTACTCTATCGTCAAAAGCTTTTCCTAAAAATAATTTAGAGTCTTCTAAATATTCACACTCTACATCTGGAACAATAGGAGAACCTATCTCAATTCCTTTTTCTATTGCCTCATCATATGAGAAAACTCCCACATCGACAAACATATCTTTTAATTCCATCTTACCATCACCTTTTAAAAAGTGAACTGGAGTAGATGAGATTATTCCTTTTAGATATTTTCTATTACTAGTTAAAACTTTTACTTTGTGAGCTTGTACTTGTTGAGAACTCCAACCACCGATTGGAACAAATTTTAAAAGTCCATTCGCTTCAATACTTTGAACCATAAATCCAACTTCATCAGAGTGAGCCTCTAACATAACTAAAGGTTTTTTTCTATTTTCTTTAGGAATATTATTTATATATAGGTTATTCATTGAATCTCTCTCTACATTATAAATATCATTTACTTGATTTTTTACAATCTCCAAAACATTATCTTCAAATCCAGAGATTCCCTCTGCATTACTTAATTTTTTTATAAGTTCTATTCTTTCAAATTTTTCCATTTTACCACCTTTAATAAAAAAAGTTGTTACAATCAATAAATAAAATTGTAACAACCTTTATAAAATTTTTTAATAAACTTATTTAAGAGTAACTCTCATTAATAAATCTCCGGGTTTTACTTGCCCTTTTGCTACAACTTCTATTGATTCTACTGCGTCCATATTAGTTATAATTATAGGAGTTTTTACTGATGGAGCTTTACTTTTTACTAATTCTAAATCATATTCTACTAATTTATCTCCTTTTTTAACTCCTCCACCTTCTGCTACTCTTGTTAATCCTTCTTTGTTAAGTTTAACAGTGTCAACACCAAAGTGAATTATCATCTCTAGTCCACTTGGAGATTCTATACTTACAGCGTGGTTAGTTTCAAATATATCTATATCTCCGTCAACTGGTGCATATATTGCTCCTGGAGCTGGATCGATAGCACAACCGTCTCCTATCATTTTTTGTGAAAATGCATCATCTGGTACTTCTTCTAATCCTATAACTGTTCCTGCTAGTGGAGAGAATATCTCTACAACTTTTTTTTCTTTTTTAGGTTTTAAAAAATCAAATAATCCCATTTTTTACTTCTCCTTTTAAAATTTAAAATTGAATATAAGTAATTATCTCATATTTAAAAAAATAATTCAAGATTTATTTAGAAACCACGTCTCATCATTTTTCTCATGCACTCTCTGTATTTTTTAAAATCATCATCAGAACTTTTATTTTTTGCTTTTCTTTC
This region of Fusobacterium perfoetens genomic DNA includes:
- a CDS encoding M42 family metallopeptidase: MEKFERIELIKKLSNAEGISGFEDNVLEIVKNQVNDIYNVERDSMNNLYINNIPKENRKKPLVMLEAHSDEVGFMVQSIEANGLLKFVPIGGWSSQQVQAHKVKVLTSNRKYLKGIISSTPVHFLKGDGKMELKDMFVDVGVFSYDEAIEKGIEIGSPIVPDVECEYLEDSKLFLGKAFDDRVGCAIITEVMKDLKNHMESLNVHIAGVLSSQEEVGLRGAIVSSQRVCPDLAIVLEAPPADDTFRNKYTSQGGLRNGVQIRHIDPTMIANPRFVKFIKDTAKKYNIKYQETVRESGGTNAGKIHLENLGIPTVVLGVPTRYAHSHHGFVSLEDYESTLELVKALLKELNEEIIKNF
- a CDS encoding PTS sugar transporter subunit IIA → MGLFDFLKPKKEKKVVEIFSPLAGTVIGLEEVPDDAFSQKMIGDGCAIDPAPGAIYAPVDGDIDIFETNHAVSIESPSGLEMIIHFGVDTVKLNKEGLTRVAEGGGVKKGDKLVEYDLELVKSKAPSVKTPIIITNMDAVESIEVVAKGQVKPGDLLMRVTLK